A DNA window from Brassica napus cultivar Da-Ae chromosome A4, Da-Ae, whole genome shotgun sequence contains the following coding sequences:
- the LOC106446715 gene encoding cytokinin riboside 5'-monophosphate phosphoribohydrolase LOG1 yields MYNEHSHQHTTRKRFFFLFLKNKTLCWEIRGERGMEIEPKFKRICVFCGSSAGNKTSYRDAAIELGAELVSRNIDLVYGGGSIGLMGLISQAVYNGGRHVIGVIPKTLMPKEITGETVGEVKAVADMHQRKAEMAKHSDAFIALPGGYGTLEELLEVITWAQLGIHDKPVGLLNVEGYYNSLLSFIDNAVEEGFISPTARHIIVSAPSAKDLVKKLEEYVPRHEKVASKKSWEMEQIGLSPTCEISR; encoded by the exons atgtacaacGAACATTCACACCAACACACAACGAGAAAGAGATTCTTCTTtctatttcttaaaaataaaactctGTGTTGGGAAataagaggagagagagggatGGAGATTGAACCAAAGTTCAAGAGAATATGTGTGTTTTGTGGAAGTAGTGCTGGTAATAAAACCAGTTACAGAGATGCTGCTATCGAACTCGGAGCCGAACTG gTATCCAGAAATATCGATCTTGTCTATGGCGGAGGGAGCATAGGTTTAATGGGTTTGATTTCTCAAGCTGTTTACAATGGAGGTCGCCATGTCATCGG GGTTATCCCCAAGACACTAATGCCAAAAGAG ATAACAGGAGAGACAGTGGGAGAAGTGAAGGCAGTAGCAGACATGCACCAAAGGAAAGCTGAGATGGCTAAGCACTCTGATGCCTTTATCGCTTTACCTG GTGGGTATGGGACACTTGAAGAGCTTCTTGAAGTAATCACTTGGGCACAGCTTGGAATCCATGATAAACCA GTGGGATTACTGAATGTGGAAGGATACTACAATTCATTGTTATCATTCATAGATAACGCAGTTGAAGAAGGTTTCATTTCACCAACTGCTCGTCATATCATTGTCTCTGCTCCTTCTGCGAAAGACCTTGTCAAGAAACTTgag GAATATGTACCAAGGCACGAGAAGGTAGCCTCAAAGAAAAGCTGGGAGATGGAACAAATTGGGCTGAGTCCCACTTGTGAAATCTCAAGATGA
- the LOC111215072 gene encoding uncharacterized protein LOC111215072 isoform X2 produces MGTMHRSGLAPRRTNENAKAVITTILGIVFGTFIGITLPSLSLKIYVPTNPRGAELLPPGIVVAKTDLYLRRLWGEPNEDLKKKPKYLVTFTVGFDQRNHINTVVKKFSEDFQILLFHYDGRTTEWDQFEWSKTAIHISTRKQTKWWYAKRFLHPDVVSAYEYIFIWDEDLGVEHFNADKYIELVKKHGLEISQPGLEPNNGLTWEMTKRRGDREVHKDTKEKAGWCSDPHLPPCAAFVEIMAPVFSREAWRCVWHMIQNDLVHGWGLDFALRRCVEPAHEKIGVVDSQWIIHKVIPSLGSQGKSENGKAPWQGVRERCKKEWTMFQNRLAEADKEYLGRMVVKE; encoded by the exons ATGGGAACAATGCACAGAAG TGGTTTAGCTCCTCGAAGAACAAATGAAAACGCAAAAGCTGTCATCACAACAATCCTAGGAATCGTGTTTGGCACTTTTATTGGCATTACATTGCCCTCACTTTCTTTAAAG ATATATGTTCCAACCAATCCACGTGGTGCAGAACTGCTACCTCCAGGGATTGTTGTGGCAAAAACTGATCTTTACTTGCGTAGATTATGGGGAGAACCTAATGAA GatttgaagaagaagccaaagtATCTTGTGACATTTACAGTTGGGTTTGATCAGAGGAACCATATTAATACAGTTGTTAAGAAG TTTTCTGAAGATTTTCAGATTTTGCTTTTCCATTATGATGGCCGGACAACCGAGTGGGACCAGTTTGAGTGGTCCAAGACCGCTATTCATATCAGTACAAGAAAGCAAACAAAATG GTGGTACGCAAAGAGATTTTTGCATCCTGATGTTGTTTCTGCTTACGAGTACATATTCATATGGGATGAAGACCTTGGTGTGGAGCATTTCAATGCAGATAAGTACATTGAGTTAGTGAAGAAGCATGGTTTGGAGATTTCTCAACCAGGACTAGAGCCCAACAATGGACTTACATGGGAAATGACAAAGAGGAGAGGTGACAGAGAGGTCCACAA AGATACTAAAGAAAAAGCAGGATGGTGTAGTGACCCACATTTACCTCCTTGTGCTGC GTTTGTAGAAATAATGGCGCCTGTATTTTCCAGAGAAGCTTGGCGATGTGTGTGGCATATGATTCAG AACGATCTGGTTCATGGATGGGGTCTGGACTTTGCTCTTAGAAGATGCGTTGAA CCTGCTCATGAGAAGATTGGAGTTGTAGATTCGCAGTGGATCATTCATAAAGTGATACCTTCGCTTGGGAGTCAAGGTAAGTCAGAGAATGGGAAAGCTCCTTGGCAAGGAGTGAGGGAGAGATGCAAAAAGGAGTGGACTATGTTTCAGAACCGATTAGCAGAAGCTGATAAGGAGTATCTTGGGAGGATGGTGGTGaaagaataa
- the LOC111215072 gene encoding uncharacterized protein LOC111215072 isoform X1, which translates to MGTMHRSGLAPRRTNENAKAVITTILGIVFGTFIGITLPSLSLKINFPSALISSLDVALSDGHLLSTHKSPQDFGSRKFPEIYVPTNPRGAELLPPGIVVAKTDLYLRRLWGEPNEDLKKKPKYLVTFTVGFDQRNHINTVVKKFSEDFQILLFHYDGRTTEWDQFEWSKTAIHISTRKQTKWWYAKRFLHPDVVSAYEYIFIWDEDLGVEHFNADKYIELVKKHGLEISQPGLEPNNGLTWEMTKRRGDREVHKDTKEKAGWCSDPHLPPCAAFVEIMAPVFSREAWRCVWHMIQNDLVHGWGLDFALRRCVEPAHEKIGVVDSQWIIHKVIPSLGSQGKSENGKAPWQGVRERCKKEWTMFQNRLAEADKEYLGRMVVKE; encoded by the exons ATGGGAACAATGCACAGAAG TGGTTTAGCTCCTCGAAGAACAAATGAAAACGCAAAAGCTGTCATCACAACAATCCTAGGAATCGTGTTTGGCACTTTTATTGGCATTACATTGCCCTCACTTTCTTTAAAG ATTAACTTTCCCTCGGCACTTATATCATCCCTTGATGTAGCCTTATCAGATGGGCACTTGTTATCTACTCACAAATCCCCTCAAGATTTTGGCTCAAGAAAATTTCCTGAG ATATATGTTCCAACCAATCCACGTGGTGCAGAACTGCTACCTCCAGGGATTGTTGTGGCAAAAACTGATCTTTACTTGCGTAGATTATGGGGAGAACCTAATGAA GatttgaagaagaagccaaagtATCTTGTGACATTTACAGTTGGGTTTGATCAGAGGAACCATATTAATACAGTTGTTAAGAAG TTTTCTGAAGATTTTCAGATTTTGCTTTTCCATTATGATGGCCGGACAACCGAGTGGGACCAGTTTGAGTGGTCCAAGACCGCTATTCATATCAGTACAAGAAAGCAAACAAAATG GTGGTACGCAAAGAGATTTTTGCATCCTGATGTTGTTTCTGCTTACGAGTACATATTCATATGGGATGAAGACCTTGGTGTGGAGCATTTCAATGCAGATAAGTACATTGAGTTAGTGAAGAAGCATGGTTTGGAGATTTCTCAACCAGGACTAGAGCCCAACAATGGACTTACATGGGAAATGACAAAGAGGAGAGGTGACAGAGAGGTCCACAA AGATACTAAAGAAAAAGCAGGATGGTGTAGTGACCCACATTTACCTCCTTGTGCTGC GTTTGTAGAAATAATGGCGCCTGTATTTTCCAGAGAAGCTTGGCGATGTGTGTGGCATATGATTCAG AACGATCTGGTTCATGGATGGGGTCTGGACTTTGCTCTTAGAAGATGCGTTGAA CCTGCTCATGAGAAGATTGGAGTTGTAGATTCGCAGTGGATCATTCATAAAGTGATACCTTCGCTTGGGAGTCAAGGTAAGTCAGAGAATGGGAAAGCTCCTTGGCAAGGAGTGAGGGAGAGATGCAAAAAGGAGTGGACTATGTTTCAGAACCGATTAGCAGAAGCTGATAAGGAGTATCTTGGGAGGATGGTGGTGaaagaataa
- the LOC106446876 gene encoding GATA transcription factor 11 isoform X1, which produces MLAHKSSNNGCGQMNNGGSWLPEEEEELKGLSENFFDDLITLPLEEDMETGDDDEEGDWDAKFENLVPPPLDLLTSLSSEFTHAPRAGLLRNPLPTLKQSSSSEVSSSSLPDVKLSTLFQSSSALSVAANGSVSFPVKGTRSNLRKRPTPPTFRSLKSFASEMVQQFAPDDPDSETYLPFAKKKRQRKNKDQSSVSDSPEQFNADGTIRMCTHCETTKTPQWREGPCGPKTLCNACGVRFRSGRLLPEYRPSSSPSFIPSLHSNSHRKIIEMRRKDQDLQPG; this is translated from the exons ATGTTGGCCCATAAATCTAGTAACAA TGGGTGTGGACAAATGAATAACGGCGGTTCGTGGTTAcctgaagaggaagaggagttaAAGGGTCTGTCGGAAAACTTCTTTGATGATCTCATAACTCTGCCTCTTGAAGAGGACATGGAAACGGgcgatgatgatgaggaaggaGATTGGGATGCCAAGTTTGAAAACCTCGTGCCTCCTCCCTTGGATCTGCTCACCAGCTTGTCCTCTGAGTTCACTCACGCTCCACGTGCTGGACTCCTCAGGAACCCTCTGCCCACTTTG AAGCAGTCGAGTTCTTCAGAAGTCTCTTCTAGCTCCCTTCCTGATGTCAAACTCTCAACTCTATTCCAGTCTTCAAGCGCACTCTCAGTTGCAGCCAATGGTTCCGTCTCGTTCCCCGTGAAAGGCACCAGAAGCAACCTCCGCAAACGCCCCACACCGCCCACATTCAGGTCCCTCAAGTCATTTGCATCAGAGATGGTTCAGCAGTTTGCTCCTGATGATCCAGACTCCGAAACTTACCTCCCTTTTGCCAAGAAGAAACGCCAGAGGAAGAACAAGGACCAGTCATCAGTCTCTGACAGTCCAGAACAGTTCAACGCAGATGGAACAATCCGCATGTGCACTCACTGCGAGACAACCAAGACACCACAGTGGAGGGAAGGTCCATGTGGGCCTAAAACGCTATGCAATGCCTGTGGAGTCCGGTTCAGGTCAGGCCGTCTTCTTCCGGAGTACCGTCCATCGTCAAGCCCGAGCTTCATCCCAAGCTTGCATTCTAATTCTCACAGGAAGATCATAGAGATGAGAAGGAAAGATCAAGACTTGCAACCGGGATGA
- the LOC106446876 gene encoding GATA transcription factor 11 isoform X2 gives MNNGGSWLPEEEEELKGLSENFFDDLITLPLEEDMETGDDDEEGDWDAKFENLVPPPLDLLTSLSSEFTHAPRAGLLRNPLPTLKQSSSSEVSSSSLPDVKLSTLFQSSSALSVAANGSVSFPVKGTRSNLRKRPTPPTFRSLKSFASEMVQQFAPDDPDSETYLPFAKKKRQRKNKDQSSVSDSPEQFNADGTIRMCTHCETTKTPQWREGPCGPKTLCNACGVRFRSGRLLPEYRPSSSPSFIPSLHSNSHRKIIEMRRKDQDLQPG, from the exons ATGAATAACGGCGGTTCGTGGTTAcctgaagaggaagaggagttaAAGGGTCTGTCGGAAAACTTCTTTGATGATCTCATAACTCTGCCTCTTGAAGAGGACATGGAAACGGgcgatgatgatgaggaaggaGATTGGGATGCCAAGTTTGAAAACCTCGTGCCTCCTCCCTTGGATCTGCTCACCAGCTTGTCCTCTGAGTTCACTCACGCTCCACGTGCTGGACTCCTCAGGAACCCTCTGCCCACTTTG AAGCAGTCGAGTTCTTCAGAAGTCTCTTCTAGCTCCCTTCCTGATGTCAAACTCTCAACTCTATTCCAGTCTTCAAGCGCACTCTCAGTTGCAGCCAATGGTTCCGTCTCGTTCCCCGTGAAAGGCACCAGAAGCAACCTCCGCAAACGCCCCACACCGCCCACATTCAGGTCCCTCAAGTCATTTGCATCAGAGATGGTTCAGCAGTTTGCTCCTGATGATCCAGACTCCGAAACTTACCTCCCTTTTGCCAAGAAGAAACGCCAGAGGAAGAACAAGGACCAGTCATCAGTCTCTGACAGTCCAGAACAGTTCAACGCAGATGGAACAATCCGCATGTGCACTCACTGCGAGACAACCAAGACACCACAGTGGAGGGAAGGTCCATGTGGGCCTAAAACGCTATGCAATGCCTGTGGAGTCCGGTTCAGGTCAGGCCGTCTTCTTCCGGAGTACCGTCCATCGTCAAGCCCGAGCTTCATCCCAAGCTTGCATTCTAATTCTCACAGGAAGATCATAGAGATGAGAAGGAAAGATCAAGACTTGCAACCGGGATGA
- the LOC106423904 gene encoding UDP-xylose transporter 1, with protein sequence MGEMKSMQMGVIGALFLSVASSVSIVICNKALMTNLGFPFATTLTSWHLMVTYCTLHVAYKLSFFENKPIDTKTVVLFGLLNGISIGLLNLSLGFNSIGFYQMTKLAIIPFTVLLETLFLNKKFSRKIKFSLFLLLVGVGIASITDLQLNFVGSVLSLLAIATTCVGQILTNTIQKRLNVTSTQLLYQSAPFQAAILFVSGPFVDKYLTRLNVFSFHYSPIVVGFITLSCLIAVSVNFSTFLVIGKTSPVTYQVLGHLKTCLVLAFGYTLLHDPFTPRNIAGILIAVLGMLLYSYFCSVASKSKQGSSESSFIGKDRDTTPLLSQEKENHEAKKLDKHSPV encoded by the exons ATGGGAGAGATGAAGAGTATGCAAATGGGTGTGATTGGAGCCTTATTTCTATCTGTAGCATCTTCTGTCTCCATTGTCATTTGCAACAAAGCTTTGATGACCAATCTTGGCTTCCCTTTTG caACGACACTAACAAGTTGGCATTTGATGGTAACATATTGCACACTTCATGTGGCATATAAACTAAGTTTCTTTGAAAATAAACCAATAGACACAAAGACTGTTGTTCTCTTTGGCCTCCTCAATGGCATCTCCATTGGTCTTCTGAATCTCAGCCTCGGCTTCAATTCCATCGGCTTCTATCAA ATGACCAAACTTGCTATCATTCCATTCACTGTACTATTGGAAACTCTCTTCCTCAACAAGAAGTTCAG TCGGAAGATAAAATTCTCATTATTTTTGCTATTGGTTGGGGTTGGAATAGCATCAATCACAGATCTTCAGCTCAATTTTGTTGGTTCTgttctctctctccttgccATCGCAACAACTTGCGTCGGCCAAATT CTAACAAACACGATCCAAAAGAGACTGAACGTGACATCAACGCAACTCCTTTACCAATCGGCCCCGTTTCAAGCCGCTATACTATTTGTCTCGGGTCCCTTTGTCGACAAATACCTCACTCGCCTCAACGTCTTCTCCTTCCATTACTCTCCTATCGTTGTG GGGTTCATAACGCTATCGTGTTTAATAGCGGTTTCCGTTAACTTCAGCACGTTTTTAGTGATCGGAAAGACATCTCCGGTGACGTACCAAGTCTTGGGACATCTCAAAACGTGTTTGGTGCTTGCTTTTGGTTACACTCTCCTCCACGATCCATTCACTCCTCGTAACATCGCAGGAATCCTAATCGCGGTCCTTGGCATGCTTCTCTACTCCTACTTCTGCTCCGTTGCTTCTAAATCAAAACAAGGCTCCTCCGAGTCCTCTTTTATT GGGAAAGACAGGGATACAACGCCGCTTTTGAGCCAAGAAAAAGAGAACCATGAAGCCAAGAAATTAGACAAGCATTCTCCAGTATAA